A single Capricornis sumatraensis isolate serow.1 chromosome 20, serow.2, whole genome shotgun sequence DNA region contains:
- the TRIM28 gene encoding transcription intermediary factor 1-beta isoform X1: protein MAASAAAASAAAAAASGSPGPSEGSAGAEKRAAASSAAGSASASAAASASASSPAGGGGEALELLEHCGVCRERLRPEREPRLLPCLHSACSACLGPPAPASANSSGDGSAAGDGSVVDCPVCKQQCFSKDIVENYFMRDCGGKAATDSQDANQCCTSCEDNAPATSYCVECSEPLCETCVEAHQRVKYTKDHTVRSTGPAKSRDGERTVYCNVHKHEPLVLFCESCDTLTCRDCQLNAHKDHQYQFLEDAVRNQRKLLASLVKRLGDKHATLQKNTKEVRSSIRQVSDVQKRVQVDVKMAILQIMKELNKRGRVLVNDAQKVTEGQQERLERQHWTMTKIQKHQEHILRFASWALESDNNTALLLSKKLIYFQLHRALKMIVDPVEPHGEMKFQWDLNAWTKSAEAFGKIVAERPGTNSTGPAPMAPPRAPGPLGKQGSGSSQPMDVQEGYGFGSDDPYSSAEPHVSGVKRPRSGDGEVSGLMRKVPRVSLERLDLDLTADSQPPVFKVFPGSTTEDYNLIVIERGAAAAAAGQPGTAPSGVPGAPPLPGMAIVKEEETEAAIGAPPAATEGPETKPVLMALGEGSGAEGPRLASPSGSTSSGLEVVAPEGTSVPAGGPGSLDDSATICRVCQKPGDLVMCNQCEFCFHLDCHLPALQDVPGEEWSCSLCHVLPDLKEEDGSLNLDGGDSTGVVAKLSPANQQKCERVLLALFCHEPCRPLHQLATDSTFSLDQPGGTLDLTLIRARLQEKLSPPYSSPQEFAQDVGRMFKQFNKLTEDKADVQSIIGLQRFFETRMNEAFGDTKFSAVLVEPPPLSLPGAGLSAQDLSSGPGEGP, encoded by the exons ATGGCGGCTTCGGCTGCGGCGgcctcggcggcggcggcggccgcctcCGGCAGCCCGGGCCCGAGTGAGGGCTCGGCGGGCGCCGAGAAGCGCGCCGCCGCCTCCTCGGCCGCGGGCTCCGCATCGGCCTCGGCGGCGGCATCCGCCTCGGCGTCGTCACCCGCGGGGGGCGGCGGCGAGGCGCTGGAACTGTTGGAGCACTGCGGCGTGTGTCGGGAGCGCCTGCGGCCGGAGAGGGAACCGCGCCTGCTACCTTGCCTGCACTCGGCCTGCAGCGCCTGTCTCGGGCCCCCGGCGCCTGCATCCGCCAACAGCTCGGGGGATGGAAGTGCAGCGGGCGACGGTTCTG TGGTGGACTGTCCAGTGTGTAAGCAGCaatgtttctccaaagatatCGTGGAGAATTATTTCATGCGAGACTGTGGCGGTAAGGCCGCCACGGATTCCCAGGATGCGAATCAG TGCTGCACTAGCTGTGAGGATAATGCCCCAGCCACCAGTTATTGTGTGGAGTGCTCTGAGCCGCTCTGTGAGACGTGTGTGGAGGCGCACCAGCGGGTGAAGTACACCAAGGACCACACCGTGCGCTCCACTG GGCCCGCCAAGTCGAGGGACGGTGAGCGCACTGTGTATTGCAATGTGCACAAGCACGAGCCCCTTGTGCTGTTCTGCGAGAGCTGCGACACCCTCACCTGCCGGGATTGCCAGCTCAACGCCCACAAAGACCACCA GTACCAGTTCCTGGAGGATGCAGTGAGAAACCAGCGCAAGCTCCTGGCCTCATTGGTGAAGCGCCTCGGGGACAAGCATGCGACACTGCAGAAGAACACCAAGGAGGTTCGCAGCTC GATCCGCCAGGTGTCCGACGTACAGAAGCGCGTGCAAGTGGATGTTAAGATGGCCATCCTGCAGATAATGAAGGAACTGAACAAGCGGGGCCGCGTGCTGGTCAACGATGCCCAG AAGGTAACCGAGGGGCAGCAGGAGCGCCTGGAACGGCAGCACTGGACCATGACCAAGATCCAGAAGCACCAGGAACACATCTTGCGTTTTGCCTCGTGGGCTCTGGAGAGTGACAACAACACGGCTCTGCTGCTCTCCAAGAAGCTG ATCTACTTCCAGCTGCACCGGGCCCTTAAGATGATTGTGGACCCTGTGGAGCCCCACGGCGAGATGAAATTTCAGTGGGACCTCAACGCCTGGACCAAGAGTGCAGAGGCCTTTG GCAAGATTGTTGCAGAGCGTCCTGGAACCAACTCCACGGGCCCAGCACCCATGGCCCCTCCTCGGGCTCCGGGGCCTTTGGGCAAGCAGGGCTCTGGCAGCAGCCAG CCGATGGATGTGCAGGAAGGCTACGGCTTCGGATCAG ATGACCCTTACTCGAGTGCTGAGCCCCATGTGTCGGGGGTGAAGCG GCCCCGCTCAGGTGACGGTGAGGTGAGTGGCCTCATGCGCAAGGTGCCACGGGTGAGCCTCGAACGCCTGGACTTGGATCTCACAGCTGACAGTCAGCCACCAGTCTTCAAGGTCTTCCCAGGCAGCACCACTGAGGATTACAACCTCATCGTCATCGAGCgaggtgctgctgctgcagctgctggccAGCCTGGGACTGCGCCCTCGGGGGTCCCTGgggcccctcccctgcctggaATGGCCATTGTCAAG gaggaagaaacagaggctGCCATTGGAGCTCCACCTGCTGCCACCGAGGGCCCGGAGACCAAGCCTGTGTTGATGGCCCTGGGGGAGGGCTCTGGTGCAGAGGGTCCTCGCCTGGCTTCACCCAGTGGCAGCACCAGCTCAGGTCTGGAGGTGGTGGCTCCAGAGGGCACCTCAGTCCCAGCTGGTGGCCCAGGTTCCCTGGATGACAGTGCCACCATCTGCCGTGTCTGCCAGAAGCCAGGTGACCTGGTCATGTGCAACCAGTGCGAATTCTGCTTCCACCTGGACTGCCACCTGCCTGCCCTGCAGGATGTGCCAGG GGAGGAGTGGAGCTGCTCTCTTTGCCACGTGCTGCCTGACCTGAAGGAGGAGGATGGCAGCCTGAACCTGGATGGGGGGGATAGTACGGGAGTGGTGGCCAAGCTCTCACCAGCCAACCAGCAG AAGTGTGAGCGCGTCCTGCTGGCCCTCTTTTGCCATGAGCCCTGCCGGCCTCTGCACCAGCTGGCTACTGACTCCACCTTCTCCCTG GATCAGCCTGGTGGCACCCTGGACTTGACCCTTATCCGAGCCCGCCTCCAGGAGAAGCTGTCACCCCCCTACAGCTCCCCCCAGGAGTTTGCCCAGGATGTGGGCCGCATGTTTAAGCAGTTCAACAAGCTGACCGAG GACAAGGCCGACGTGCAGTCCATCATTGGCCTGCAGCGCTTCTTTGAGACCCGCATGAATGAGGCCTTCGGGGACACCAAGTTCTCCGCTGTGCTGGTGGAGCCCCCGCCGCTGAGCCTGCCTGGTGCTGGCCTGAGTGCCCAGGACCTGTCCAGTGGCCCTGGTGAGGGCCCCTGA
- the TRIM28 gene encoding transcription intermediary factor 1-beta isoform X2: MAASAAAASAAAAAASGSPGPSEGSAGAEKRAAASSAAGSASASAAASASASSPAGGGGEALELLEHCGVCRERLRPEREPRLLPCLHSACSACLGPPAPASANSSGDGSAAGDGSVVDCPVCKQQCFSKDIVENYFMRDCGGKAATDSQDANQCCTSCEDNAPATSYCVECSEPLCETCVEAHQRVKYTKDHTVRSTGPAKSRDGERTVYCNVHKHEPLVLFCESCDTLTCRDCQLNAHKDHQYQFLEDAVRNQRKLLASLVKRLGDKHATLQKNTKEVRSSIRQVSDVQKRVQVDVKMAILQIMKELNKRGRVLVNDAQKVTEGQQERLERQHWTMTKIQKHQEHILRFASWALESDNNTALLLSKKLIYFQLHRALKMIVDPVEPHGEMKFQWDLNAWTKSAEAFGKIVAERPGTNSTGPAPMAPPRAPGPLGKQGSGSSQPMDVQEGYGFGSADDPYSSAEPHVSGVKRPRSGDGEVSGLMRKVPRVSLERLDLDLTADSQPPVFKVFPGSTTEDYNLIVIERGAAAAAAGQPGTAPSGVPGAPPLPGMAIVKEEETEAAIGAPPAATEGPETKPVLMALGEGSGAEGPRLASPSGSTSSGLEVVAPEGTSVPAGGPGSLDDSATICRVCQKPGDLVMCNQCEFCFHLDCHLPALQDVPGEEWSCSLCHVLPDLKEEDGSLNLDGGDSTGVVAKLSPANQQKCERVLLALFCHEPCRPLHQLATDSTFSLDQPGGTLDLTLIRARLQEKLSPPYSSPQEFAQDVGRMFKQFNKLTEDKADVQSIIGLQRFFETRMNEAFGDTKFSAVLVEPPPLSLPGAGLSAQDLSSGPGEGP, encoded by the exons ATGGCGGCTTCGGCTGCGGCGgcctcggcggcggcggcggccgcctcCGGCAGCCCGGGCCCGAGTGAGGGCTCGGCGGGCGCCGAGAAGCGCGCCGCCGCCTCCTCGGCCGCGGGCTCCGCATCGGCCTCGGCGGCGGCATCCGCCTCGGCGTCGTCACCCGCGGGGGGCGGCGGCGAGGCGCTGGAACTGTTGGAGCACTGCGGCGTGTGTCGGGAGCGCCTGCGGCCGGAGAGGGAACCGCGCCTGCTACCTTGCCTGCACTCGGCCTGCAGCGCCTGTCTCGGGCCCCCGGCGCCTGCATCCGCCAACAGCTCGGGGGATGGAAGTGCAGCGGGCGACGGTTCTG TGGTGGACTGTCCAGTGTGTAAGCAGCaatgtttctccaaagatatCGTGGAGAATTATTTCATGCGAGACTGTGGCGGTAAGGCCGCCACGGATTCCCAGGATGCGAATCAG TGCTGCACTAGCTGTGAGGATAATGCCCCAGCCACCAGTTATTGTGTGGAGTGCTCTGAGCCGCTCTGTGAGACGTGTGTGGAGGCGCACCAGCGGGTGAAGTACACCAAGGACCACACCGTGCGCTCCACTG GGCCCGCCAAGTCGAGGGACGGTGAGCGCACTGTGTATTGCAATGTGCACAAGCACGAGCCCCTTGTGCTGTTCTGCGAGAGCTGCGACACCCTCACCTGCCGGGATTGCCAGCTCAACGCCCACAAAGACCACCA GTACCAGTTCCTGGAGGATGCAGTGAGAAACCAGCGCAAGCTCCTGGCCTCATTGGTGAAGCGCCTCGGGGACAAGCATGCGACACTGCAGAAGAACACCAAGGAGGTTCGCAGCTC GATCCGCCAGGTGTCCGACGTACAGAAGCGCGTGCAAGTGGATGTTAAGATGGCCATCCTGCAGATAATGAAGGAACTGAACAAGCGGGGCCGCGTGCTGGTCAACGATGCCCAG AAGGTAACCGAGGGGCAGCAGGAGCGCCTGGAACGGCAGCACTGGACCATGACCAAGATCCAGAAGCACCAGGAACACATCTTGCGTTTTGCCTCGTGGGCTCTGGAGAGTGACAACAACACGGCTCTGCTGCTCTCCAAGAAGCTG ATCTACTTCCAGCTGCACCGGGCCCTTAAGATGATTGTGGACCCTGTGGAGCCCCACGGCGAGATGAAATTTCAGTGGGACCTCAACGCCTGGACCAAGAGTGCAGAGGCCTTTG GCAAGATTGTTGCAGAGCGTCCTGGAACCAACTCCACGGGCCCAGCACCCATGGCCCCTCCTCGGGCTCCGGGGCCTTTGGGCAAGCAGGGCTCTGGCAGCAGCCAG CCGATGGATGTGCAGGAAGGCTACGGCTTCGGATCAG CAGATGACCCTTACTCGAGTGCTGAGCCCCATGTGTCGGGGGTGAAGCG GCCCCGCTCAGGTGACGGTGAGGTGAGTGGCCTCATGCGCAAGGTGCCACGGGTGAGCCTCGAACGCCTGGACTTGGATCTCACAGCTGACAGTCAGCCACCAGTCTTCAAGGTCTTCCCAGGCAGCACCACTGAGGATTACAACCTCATCGTCATCGAGCgaggtgctgctgctgcagctgctggccAGCCTGGGACTGCGCCCTCGGGGGTCCCTGgggcccctcccctgcctggaATGGCCATTGTCAAG gaggaagaaacagaggctGCCATTGGAGCTCCACCTGCTGCCACCGAGGGCCCGGAGACCAAGCCTGTGTTGATGGCCCTGGGGGAGGGCTCTGGTGCAGAGGGTCCTCGCCTGGCTTCACCCAGTGGCAGCACCAGCTCAGGTCTGGAGGTGGTGGCTCCAGAGGGCACCTCAGTCCCAGCTGGTGGCCCAGGTTCCCTGGATGACAGTGCCACCATCTGCCGTGTCTGCCAGAAGCCAGGTGACCTGGTCATGTGCAACCAGTGCGAATTCTGCTTCCACCTGGACTGCCACCTGCCTGCCCTGCAGGATGTGCCAGG GGAGGAGTGGAGCTGCTCTCTTTGCCACGTGCTGCCTGACCTGAAGGAGGAGGATGGCAGCCTGAACCTGGATGGGGGGGATAGTACGGGAGTGGTGGCCAAGCTCTCACCAGCCAACCAGCAG AAGTGTGAGCGCGTCCTGCTGGCCCTCTTTTGCCATGAGCCCTGCCGGCCTCTGCACCAGCTGGCTACTGACTCCACCTTCTCCCTG GATCAGCCTGGTGGCACCCTGGACTTGACCCTTATCCGAGCCCGCCTCCAGGAGAAGCTGTCACCCCCCTACAGCTCCCCCCAGGAGTTTGCCCAGGATGTGGGCCGCATGTTTAAGCAGTTCAACAAGCTGACCGAG GACAAGGCCGACGTGCAGTCCATCATTGGCCTGCAGCGCTTCTTTGAGACCCGCATGAATGAGGCCTTCGGGGACACCAAGTTCTCCGCTGTGCTGGTGGAGCCCCCGCCGCTGAGCCTGCCTGGTGCTGGCCTGAGTGCCCAGGACCTGTCCAGTGGCCCTGGTGAGGGCCCCTGA